The Raphanus sativus cultivar WK10039 chromosome 6, ASM80110v3, whole genome shotgun sequence sequence TGCACACATACATTCGAGTTATCTTCATTTTTgtagatattatttttaaaaaatttcaacaaGTTTAAAATGTTCATATATTTCTCCTATTTTCAACCTATATTGCCTATTACTAAAAAATTATCAATGAACTTCAAAAAGTACTCAGTTCTACAAATTAATCCACGTGAGAGGCAGAGAATTCTCATGATTGCTTACCTTCTTTTCACCATGAACAGCTACACAATCCCTCGGCGTCTCAAACAAAGACAACGAGTATTGCTTGCGAACAACGCCAACGTCAAAAACTATGAGACCAGAGCTCGGCACGTCAACTCGTATCCCTTTAACCGGAAACCAAAGGAACAGATCTTGCGCCAAGATTCCAGACAAGTCCTTAATCTCACCATAACTTATCTTCCCTGTAATATTCACGTCGTAATGCAGCTCCGTCTCGTATTTAGCATCACAAGACTGGTTCAAATAAACCGAGAACCGTCCCGTTTCGCCGTTGAAGCTGAAATCTTTAACGGCTTTTGGAAATATCCCCAACGGTAACCCGTTCTCCTGGAGGATCTCATAGATAGTCTCATCGTCTGAGAATACTAGGGCAGGGATGGTGAAAAcgaaacaaagaaga is a genomic window containing:
- the LOC108810123 gene encoding uncharacterized protein LOC108810123, which encodes MMIRVVSLLCFVFTIPALVFSDDETIYEILQENGLPLGIFPKAVKDFSFNGETGRFSVYLNQSCDAKYETELHYDVNITGKISYGEIKDLSGILAQDLFLWFPVKGIRVDVPSSGLIVFDVGVVRKQYSLSLFETPRDCVAVHGEKKVISSVLPLYQVDQTLGKDVV